In Streptomyces pluripotens, the genomic window CGCGCCGCTTGAGGATCTCCTGCGCGCTGCGGCCCAGCTTGTCACCCAGCTCTGGCATGAGCTTGGGAGCGATGTCGATCAGATGCCATTTGATCAGGTGCGGGTCCATCCGCGGGTACCGTTGCAGGGCGGCGTGCGTGAGCCGCTGCAGACAGGCCGCGGTCTCCGTGCCGGCGTAGCCGCCGCCCACCACCACGAACTGCAGCCGCGCGGCCCGTTCGGCCGGGTCGTCGCTGGCGTCGGCCAGGTCGAGTTGTGAGATCACGTGGTCGCGGATGTACGCGGCCTCGGCGAGGGTCTTCATCCCGAAGGCGTGCTCGGTCAGCCCCGGGATGTCGAAGGTACGGGTCACGCTGCCAGGTGCCAGGACGATGTAGTCGTAGGGCTCGTTGACGATCTTGTCGGTGATGGTGCGGATGACGCACACCTTGGCGTCCAGGTCCACACCGATCGCGCCGCCCGGGATGATCCGGGTGCGGTACTTCCTGCTGCGGCGCAGGGACAGGGCGATCGACTGCGGCGTGAGCACCCCGGAGGCGACCTGGGGCAGCAGGGGCAGGTAGAGCTGGTAGGCGAACGGCGTCACCAGGGTGACGTCGGCCTCGTCGGGGGCGAGTTTCCGCTCCAGGCGGCGGACGCAACCGACTCCGGCGAAGCCTGCGCCGACCACCAGGATCCTGGGTCGTGTCACGGTGTTCATCCCTTTCTGCGGCTCCAGGCGGTTGGGCTCGTCGCCGTCCGCGGACCCCGGAGCGCTCGGCCCCCGACTCCGATCCCACCGTGCCCCGGGCCGTTCCGCCAGCCGGGGACGCAGCCGGCCCCATGCCTGGGCGGCTGTGCGGCCCCGCCCGGAGGCCGGGTGCCGGTCCTGGTACGGCCCCGTCCGCAGGGCGCGTCCGCGTCGGACACCACCCGTGGTCCAGGCCGTCACCAGGGCAGGAACGCGTGGATGTCCTTGCCGTGGTCGTGCACCACGACCATCACCTGGGTGCACAGCGTGTGCACCAGGTGCCAGCCGACCCCGCCCCCGCCGGAACGGGGGTGGAAGGGCCGCGGCTCCGGTTCGGCGGTGCTCGTGTCGTGCACCGTCACGTGCACCCCGCCGAAGGTACGGCGCATCCGCAGGGCGAACGGCCCCGGCGCGTACTGGACCGCGTTGACGGCCAACTCCGTCACCACCAGCAGGATGTCGTCCCAGTATTCGTGCGCGCTCGGTGGCGCGTCCCCGGCCAGGGCGCGCAGGAAGCCCTCCGCGGCGAGCCGCGCCTCCGCGACGTTGCGCAGCTCACCCGCGAAGGAGAACGTACGCTCGTAGCTCTGCTGTGAGAGGTGCGGGTCGTTTTGAGGCGGTTTCGTCGCCATCTGGCATTCCCGGGCACTGGCCGACCGGGACCCGCGTGGCCCCGCTGGCCGGAACGGTCATCGTTGCTGGACTCCTCCTGCGTTGCGGGTTCCCCCGGCAGGGCCGGCTATCCGTCCGCGCCGCACAGTGCTCGGTGCGCGTCCGCCCGCTCAGCGGAAGACGTCGTCCGGCTCGTCCCAGTCCGGCGACTCCGGCGCACCCCGCCGTCCCCGGGGCCGCGCCTGGTACATCGCCTCGATCTCGGCCGCGTAGTGCCGCACTATGGCGTCCCGGCGCAGCTTCATGGACGGCGTGAGCAGCCCGTTGTCCGCGGCGAACGGTTCCTGGAGTACCCGGTAGACCCTGATGGACTCCGCGCGGGACACCGCGCTGTTGGCCGAGGCCACGGCCCGCGCGATCTCCTCCCGCAGCGCGTTCTCCTCGCGGCTCTCCCGGCCGGGCGCATTGCCCTGCAGGGCCAGCGCGGCCCGCCAGTGCGCGAGGAACTCCGGATCCAGGGTGATCAGGGCACCGACGCAGGGTCGGTCGTCGCCGATCACCACCGCCTGGTGGACCAGTGGGTGCAGGCGCAGTCGCTGCTCCAGCGGGGCCGGGGCCACGCTCTTGCCGCCGCTGGTGACGATGATGTCCTTCTTGCGTCCGGTGATCGTCAGGTAGCCTTCGGAGTCCACCTGCCCGATGTCCCCGGTGGCCAGCCAGCCACTCCACAGCGCGGCCCGGGTCGCCGCTTCGTCGCCGACGTAGCCCTGGAAGACCGACGGTCCGCGCACCAGGATCTCCCCGTCACCGGCCACCTGGATCTCGGTGCCCGGCAGTGGCCGGCCCACGGTCCCGGACTTTTCCCGGCCCAGTGGCTGCATGGTGATCCCGCCGGAGGACTCGGTCAGCCCATACCCGTCGTGGACATACACACCGATGCCTTCGTAGAACAGCGACAGCTCACGGCTGAGCGAGGAACCGCCGGACGTGCCGCGCACCGCGCGGCCGCCGAGTACCGCGCGCAGTTTGCGGTACACCGTCCGCTCGTACAGAGCGTGCTGCAGCCTGAGATCGAGTGCTGGACCCGGCCCGGTGCCCAGCCGCCGGCGTTCCTCGGCCGTGGCGAAGTCCCGCGCCGTCCGTGCGGCCCGTTCGAACAACGCGCCCCGGCCGGCCAGCTCCGCGCTGCGCAGGAATATCTTGTAGAGCTTCTCGAACATGGAGGGCACGCCGTACAAGTACGTCGGCCGGAACGTGGTCAGTGCCGACGCCAGCGCCGCCTCGGTCAGCTCCGGCTCGTGCGCCATGAGCACCCTGCCGCGCACACAGGTCAACATGATCATGATGCCGTAGACATGGGAGAAGGGCAGGAAGGCCAGCACGGAGGGCTGCTCCCCCGGCGGAGCCGCGGTGTGGGCCCAGCCGGCCAGGAGGGTGTCACAGGGGTAGGCCAGACCGCGGTGGCTCAGCGCGCAGCCCAGCGGACGGCCCGAGGTGCCGGAGGTGTAGACGACGGCCGCCGTGGAATCCGGCAGGACAATCCGGCGCAACGACTCCACCGTGGTGTACGGCACGGTCTCGCCCTGCTCGGAGAGTTCGTGCAACGCGCCTCCGTCGAGCTGCCAGACGTGGCGCAGCCGGGGCAGCCTGGTGCACACGGTTCCGACGGTCATGGCGCCCTGCTCGTCCTCGACCACCACGGCCACACAGCCGGCGTCCCGCAGGATCCACTCGACCTGGTCGCGGGAGGAAGCCGGATGGATGGGCACAACCTCGGCGCCCACGGCCCACAGCGCGTGACCCAGCACCGTCCATTCGTAGCGGGTACGGGCCATCAGGGCCACCCGGTGGCCGGGTGACACGCCGGCGGCGATGAGTCCCTTGGCGAGACTGACCACTTCGTCCCGCACTTCCCGCGCTGTCACCTTCGTCCACTCGGTGGCACAGGGGTCCGCGCGGCGCGCGAGCAGGGGCAAGGCGGGGTTGTGCTCCGCCGTGTCGAAGATGCTGTCGGCGAGGCCGCCCGTGAGCGGCGGGGTAAGGGCTGGAGCGAGGGAGACGTCCCGCATGCGCTGCTCCCGGGGTGTACGGAGGGTCACTGCGCCGATCGGCTCGGTCTCGGCGGTGCTCGAATGTAGCCCAGGTGACCGCTTTCGGTGCCGGGAACGGGGAAGTCGTGATCGGTTGATGATGTGGCCGTGCCCCGAGGGCTCGGCAGACATGACGTGAACAGGTCCCGGCTGCGGAGCCCGGGCACACTTCGTGGCCGTGGGCCGGGGCGCAGTGGGTCTCGGCGGCACCCGCCCGGGGAAGGTCCCCCGCGGGCCGCGCCCGCAGCCGTAGCGTCCGCGGGCTGCGCCGAGGTGCCAGCCACGCCGCCCGTCTTCGACGTGCTGTCCACGGATCGCTTCGCGATGTGCGCCGTCGTTCCGATCAGACGCCCGTGCGGGCGGCTCAGCCCTGGG contains:
- a CDS encoding NAD(P)/FAD-dependent oxidoreductase, with protein sequence MNTVTRPRILVVGAGFAGVGCVRRLERKLAPDEADVTLVTPFAYQLYLPLLPQVASGVLTPQSIALSLRRSRKYRTRIIPGGAIGVDLDAKVCVIRTITDKIVNEPYDYIVLAPGSVTRTFDIPGLTEHAFGMKTLAEAAYIRDHVISQLDLADASDDPAERAARLQFVVVGGGYAGTETAACLQRLTHAALQRYPRMDPHLIKWHLIDIAPKLMPELGDKLGRSAQEILKRRGIDVSLGVSIDKAGAEEVTFTDGRVVPTHTLIWTAGVVASPLIATLGAETVRGRLAVTAEMTLPGHDGVFALGDAAAVPDEAAGGPGAICPPTAQHAMRQGRRGAENLIATLRGQPLQPYQHRDLGLVVDLGGKDAVSKPLGVELRGVPAQAVARGYHWSALRTNVAKARVMTNWLLNAIAGDDFVRTGFQARRPARLKDFEFTDSYLTPEQVRARVQRGTAERP
- a CDS encoding ATP-binding protein translates to MATKPPQNDPHLSQQSYERTFSFAGELRNVAEARLAAEGFLRALAGDAPPSAHEYWDDILLVVTELAVNAVQYAPGPFALRMRRTFGGVHVTVHDTSTAEPEPRPFHPRSGGGGVGWHLVHTLCTQVMVVVHDHGKDIHAFLPW
- a CDS encoding AMP-dependent synthetase/ligase, whose product is MRDVSLAPALTPPLTGGLADSIFDTAEHNPALPLLARRADPCATEWTKVTAREVRDEVVSLAKGLIAAGVSPGHRVALMARTRYEWTVLGHALWAVGAEVVPIHPASSRDQVEWILRDAGCVAVVVEDEQGAMTVGTVCTRLPRLRHVWQLDGGALHELSEQGETVPYTTVESLRRIVLPDSTAAVVYTSGTSGRPLGCALSHRGLAYPCDTLLAGWAHTAAPPGEQPSVLAFLPFSHVYGIMIMLTCVRGRVLMAHEPELTEAALASALTTFRPTYLYGVPSMFEKLYKIFLRSAELAGRGALFERAARTARDFATAEERRRLGTGPGPALDLRLQHALYERTVYRKLRAVLGGRAVRGTSGGSSLSRELSLFYEGIGVYVHDGYGLTESSGGITMQPLGREKSGTVGRPLPGTEIQVAGDGEILVRGPSVFQGYVGDEAATRAALWSGWLATGDIGQVDSEGYLTITGRKKDIIVTSGGKSVAPAPLEQRLRLHPLVHQAVVIGDDRPCVGALITLDPEFLAHWRAALALQGNAPGRESREENALREEIARAVASANSAVSRAESIRVYRVLQEPFAADNGLLTPSMKLRRDAIVRHYAAEIEAMYQARPRGRRGAPESPDWDEPDDVFR